In Gemmatimonadota bacterium, the genomic window GAAGGTCTCCAGCTTGGTGATTTTCATGGTGTGCCTCTCCGGTTATCTGCCGTTTTGTCGCCCTACCGCGCTCCGGCCTACCCCCCTACCGCGCTCCGCAGGCCTGCAGGCACGCCTGCATGTGGCCCCGGGTCTCCGCCGCGATGACGCAGCACTGTTCCAGCGTATACTCCTTTGCCCCGATGACCTCGAGGTTGACGGGGCCATCGTAGCCGCCCTCGTGCAGTGCGCGGATATACCCGACCAGGTCGATATCCCCCCTGCCATTGGCCTGGTCCTCCGGCGCGCCGGGACCGGCCTGGCGGCCCTTGCAGTCGCGGATGTGCACGTGGCGGACCCGGGGAAGCACGGCCTTGATGGCCTCCACGGTGTTCTCGCCGGCTCGGTGGATATGGGAAGGATCCATGTCGATCCCGAAGGACGGTGACGTTATGGCTTCCATGGCGCGCAGCGTCGTCGGCGTGTCGTAGATACTCGCGCCCACGTGGGCCTTGACGCAGAGCGTTACCCCGTGGGTCTCCGCCCGGTCCGCCAGTCTGCCCAGGGAATCGATGGTGGCCTGGAGGCTTTCTTCGTCTCCGGACGTGCCGCCGGGCCCGCAGTTGATGATCGGAATGCCGGTCTCGGCCGCGGCCTGGAAGGCAGACTCCATGACTTCTACGTCCTGGGAGGGCTGCTCCATGGCCAGCAATTCCAGGCCGTATTCCTCGGTCAGACGCCGTATTTCCGGCGCGATGGCCCGCCAGTCCGACAGGACGAGATGCTCGCTCATGCCGCCGATGGCCGACACTTCTATGCCGTCGTACCCGGCCATGGCCAGGTACTTGAAGGCCGTCTCCATGTCGTAGCCGCCGAACAGGACCGAGTTTGCGCCAAGTTTCATGATTTCTCCTTGTCGGTATTGCCGTCAGTATTGAACCGTCACGACGGAATCGGTGTCCCATGATTCGATGGCGGCTTCGATGATCAACTGGGCGCGCAGGGCGTCCTCGGCCCTGGCGTCGATGTCCTCCGGCGCCGCGCCTTCCAGGTTCTGTTCGACCCAGCGGGTAATCCGGGACTCAAAAGTTTCGGAAAACCCCAACATACCGCCCAGGTACTGGTAGGATTCCACCTCTCTTGAATGCCGGGGATAGAACTCCAGTTGCTCGCAGGCTTCGCGTATGACGAATCGGGCGTCCGAGCCCACGACCTCGCACGTCTCCAGGCCATAGCTTCCACCGGCGTCGTAGCTCCCGGTCAGGTGTCCGACGACGCCGTTTTCGAACAGCATGTTGACCTGGACGTTGGACCAGATCTTCCGTCCACGGCCCTTCTTGAAGAAGGCCTGTACCTTCTCCACGTCGCCACAGAAATACCGCATGACGTCGATGGAATGGGGGTGGAGCGCCCGCATGTGGAAATGGGGCGAGCTTTCGTTGGGGTTGTTGATCCACATCGTCATGTTGATGATGTTCAGTTCGC contains:
- a CDS encoding sugar phosphate isomerase/epimerase, with the protein product MKLGANSVLFGGYDMETAFKYLAMAGYDGIEVSAIGGMSEHLVLSDWRAIAPEIRRLTEEYGLELLAMEQPSQDVEVMESAFQAAAETGIPIINCGPGGTSGDEESLQATIDSLGRLADRAETHGVTLCVKAHVGASIYDTPTTLRAMEAITSPSFGIDMDPSHIHRAGENTVEAIKAVLPRVRHVHIRDCKGRQAGPGAPEDQANGRGDIDLVGYIRALHEGGYDGPVNLEVIGAKEYTLEQCCVIAAETRGHMQACLQACGAR
- a CDS encoding Gfo/Idh/MocA family oxidoreductase; this translates as MGLNIAVVGMGGIGNNHARNYQAHEACTIVAVCDAIKEKADEAAQTYGCRAFYSVGDLLNSGLKVDAASVCTAGVENGGDHYAPTMELLGGGIPVLGEKPISNEIPKAREMVALARERGIRYGINLNHRFTPAALRAKEWVEAGRLGELNIINMTMWINNPNESSPHFHMRALHPHSIDVMRYFCGDVEKVQAFFKKGRGRKIWSNVQVNMLFENGVVGHLTGSYDAGGSYGLETCEVVGSDARFVIREACEQLEFYPRHSREVESYQYLGGMLGFSETFESRITRWVEQNLEGAAPEDIDARAEDALRAQLIIEAAIESWDTDSVVTVQY